One window of the Salvia splendens isolate huo1 chromosome 1, SspV2, whole genome shotgun sequence genome contains the following:
- the LOC121806002 gene encoding methyl-CpG-binding domain-containing protein 4-like has product MKKSHQSKRKRQSISGNALVDLWSVQCAECFKWRLIPTEEEFEEIRSKFSEDPFFCSKKPGVSCDDPADIERDETRTWAIHKPGIPKTPSGFKRTLVMRRDLSKMDCYYDAPNGKKLRALTDVSKFLDKFAEFKKNISPADFSFTSPKLV; this is encoded by the exons ATGAAGAAGAGCCATCAATCTAAAAGGAAAAGG CAATCAATAAGTGGTAATGCTTTGGTTGACCTATGGAGTGTGCAGTGCGCGGAATGTTTCAAGTGGAGGTTGATTCCTACTGAGGAAGAGTTTGAAGAAATCAGAAGCAAATTCAGCGAGGACCCCTTTTTCTGCAGCAAGAAACCCGGTGTTTCATGCGATGATCCAGCTGATATAGAACGCGATGAAACCCGCACTTGGGCCATTCACAAGCCCGGCATTCCAAAAACCCCTTCCGGGTTCAAGAGGACATTGGTAATGCGAAGGGATTTATCTAAAATGGACTGCTATTATGATGCCCCCAATGGCAAGAAATTGAGGGCCTTGACTGATGTTAGCAAGTTCTTGGATAAGTTTGCGGAGTTCAAAAAGAACATCTCACCTGCTGATTTCAGTTTTACAAGTCCTAAGCTCGTGTAG
- the LOC121792970 gene encoding exosome complex component RRP4 homolog: MRGLQLSLDKGQKLRFERAFEVLESLSSKSNSDASVIVADDISVNNEDAILKGHGTAEMNDRLVATLCGVVERVNKLVYVRPLRARYKPEIGDIIIGRVIEVAPKRWKLEINFSQDAVLMLSSMNLPDGIQRRRTAVDELNMRSIFEENDVICAEVRGFQHDGCLHLQARSQKYGKLKRGQLLTIPPYLVKRRKQHFHHLDQYGIDLILGCNGFVWVGEHVEVRDDMIEDLSDKSEQQKVKSWNTMGDEEVQEEYTPPDTRQNICRSANAIRVLSTLGFTITVEIITEIVELSKSMDLDVHEMLGAEFYVIVAEKEAERRSLPTKRR; this comes from the exons ATGAGAGGCCTGCAGTTGTCGCTCGACAAAGGTCAAAAACTGAGATTCGAAAGAGCGTTCGAGGTGCTCGAATCTCTCTCCTCCAAATCCAATTCCGACGCCTCTGTCATCGTCGCCGACGACATTTCCGTCAATAATGAAGACGCCATTCTCAA GGGCCATGGCACAGCCGAGATGAACGACCGCTTGGTGGCCACGCTATGTGGAGTTGTGGAGCGTGTCAACAAGCTTGTCTATGTCCGGCCTCTAAGGGCCAG GTACAAGCCCGAGATTGGGGATATCATCATTGGCCGTGTTATTGAG GTTGCACCAAAGCGGTGGAAACTGGAGATCAATTTCAGCCAGGATGCAGTGCTGATGCTTTCATCAATGAACTTACCAGATGGCATCCAG AGACGACGAACTGCAGTTGACGAACTGAATATGCGCAGCATATTTGAAGAGAATGATGTCATCTGT GCTGAGGTTCGTGGCTTCCAACACGACGGCTGCTTGCATCTACAAGCAAGAAGCCAGAAATATGGAAAG CTCAAGAGAGGGCAATTGCTTACAATACCCCCTTATCTTGTCAAAAGGCGTAAACAGCATTTTCACCATCTAGACCAATACGGAATTGACCTGATACTTGGTTGTAATGGATTTGTTTGGGTTGGCGAACATGTTGAAGTGCGAGATGATATGATAGAGGATCTGTCGGACAAATCCGAGCAACAAAAAGTGAAGTCATGGAACACAATGGGCGATGAAGAAGTACAAGAAGAATACACTCCTCCGGACACCAGGCAAAATATTTGCAGATCAGCTAACGCTATCCGAGTGCTGTCTACTTTAGGCTTCACGATTACAGTAGAAATTATCACAGAAATTGTGGAGTTGAGTAAGTCTATGGATCTCGATGTGCATGAGATGCTCGGTGCAGAATTCTATGTCATCGTTGCTGAGAAAGAAGCAGAACGTCGAAGCTTGCCGACAAAAAGGAGATGA
- the LOC121805990 gene encoding sugar transporter ERD6-like 7: protein MAGEQDVERGGEESRAPLLAAEPSKKSSNENRCMVYLSTFVAVCGSYAFGSCIGYSSPTQSAIRKDVNLSLAEYSLFGSILNIGAMIGAITCGQIADKIGRKGAMLVSSGVCSMGWLSIYIAEDALLLDIGRLATGYGIGVFSYVVPVFIAEIAPKDLRGALTTINQLMIVTGVSVSFVVGTFITWRNLALVGIVPCAVLLVGLSVIPESPRWLARQGKHKEFEASLRRLRGKDADISAEAAEIQENVETLERLPKAKLLDLFQRRYLSSLMIGVGLMVFQQFGGINGVSFYTSSIFEAAGFPSDFGTIIYAVLQVIITALAATFIDRAGRKPLLVISGSGLFLGCLLLGSSFYVKEYGVASEAAPALALSGVMVYIGSFSVGMGAIPWVLMSEIFPLNIKGAAGSFATLVNWSGSWACSYTFNFLMSWSTYGSFMLYAAVNVLAVVFVIKVVPETKGRTLEQIQAAISSS, encoded by the exons ATGGCTGGTGAGCAAGACGTCGAGAGAGGCGGAGAAGAGAGTAGAGCTCCACTTCTTGCAGCAGAGCCCTCCAAAAAGAGCAGCAATGAGAATAGATGCATGGTGTACCTCAGCACATTTGTTGCAGTTTGTGGCTCTTACGCCTTCGGATCTTGT ATAGGGTATTCTTCACCTACTCAGTCTGCTATCAGAAAAGATGTCAACTTATCCTTAGCTGAG TACTCACTGTTTGGCTCCATCTTGAATATTGGAGCAATGATTGGTGCAATCACATGTGGCCAAATCGCGGACAAAATAGGCCGTAAAGGG GCAATGTTAGTATCAAGTGGAGTCTGTTCGATGGGATGGCTATCGATTTACATTGCCGAG GATGCACTGCTTCTAGACATTGGAAGATTGGCAACTGGATATGGGATAGGAGTCTTTTCTTATGTG GTTCCAGTATTCATAGCTGAGATCGCCCCCAAGGATCTGAGAGGAGCTTTGACAACCATAAACCAG CTTATGATTGTTACTGGGGTGTCTGTATCCTTCGTCGTAGGCACGTTTATAACATGGAGGAATTTAGCATTAGTAG GCATAGTACCTTGTGCTGTTCTTCTCGTAGGTCTCAGTGTCATCCCCGAATCCCCGAGATGGCTG GCAAGACAAGGAAAACACAAGGAGTTTGAGGCGTCTCTACGCAGACTTAGGGGAAAGGATGCTGATATATCAGCAGAAGCAGCCGAGATTCAA GAAAATGTAGAAACACTGGAGAGGCTTCCAAAAGCGAAACTACTCGATCTGTTTCAAAGGCGATATCTCAGTTCACTCATG ATTGGAGTAGGATTAATGGTGTTCCAACAGTTCGGTGGAATCAACGGGGTCAGCTTCTACACCAGCAGCATCTTTGAGGCCGCGG GATTCCCATCCGACTTTGGAACCATAATCTACGCGGTTCTTCAG GTGATAATTACCGCGCTAGCTGCTACTTTTATCGATAGAGCAGGAAGAAAACCTCTTCTAGTG ATTTCTGGATCAGGTCTTTTCCTAGGTTGTCTTTTGCTAGGGAGCTCATTTTATGTGAAGGAGTATGGAGTAGCATCAGAAGCAGCTCCAGCACTAGCTTTGAGTGGTGTAATG GTGTACATAGGGTCTTTCTCAGTTGGAATGGGAGCAATTCCATGGGTGCTCATGTCTGAG ATATTCCCACTAAACATCAAGGGAGCTGCAGGGAGCTTTGCCACACTAGTGAACTGGTCTGGCTCATGGGCTTGCTCCTACACTTTCAATTTCCTAATGAGCTGGAGCACCTATG GCTCATTCATGCTTTATGCAGCAGTGAATGTACTTGCAGTTGTGTTTGTGATTAAGGTAGTGCCTGAAACCAAAGGGAGAACTCTGGAGCAAATTCAGGCAGCAATCAGCTCTTCTTAG